From the genome of Streptomyces sp. NBC_01317, one region includes:
- the rnpA gene encoding ribonuclease P protein component — translation MLPSENRLRRREDFATAVRRGRRAGRPLLVVHLHSGATDPHAPGESASPVRAGFVVSKAVGGAVVRTRLKRRLRHLIRDRLLELPPGSLVVVRALPEAGDAEYERLARDLDAALQRLLGGGTR, via the coding sequence GTGCTGCCTTCCGAGAATCGGCTGAGGCGGCGCGAGGACTTCGCGACCGCGGTACGCCGAGGACGCCGGGCCGGACGCCCGCTTCTTGTCGTCCATCTGCACAGCGGTGCAACGGACCCGCACGCGCCTGGGGAGAGCGCTTCCCCGGTACGTGCGGGTTTCGTCGTAAGCAAGGCTGTGGGCGGGGCGGTGGTGCGGACCCGGCTGAAGCGAAGACTTCGCCATCTCATACGCGACCGACTGCTTGAGCTGCCCCCCGGTAGCCTGGTTGTCGTACGGGCGCTACCCGAAGCGGGTGACGCCGAATATGAACGACTGGCCCGAGACCTGGACGCCGCTCTTCAGCGGCTGCTGGGAGGGGGCACGCGATGA
- the yidD gene encoding membrane protein insertion efficiency factor YidD, giving the protein MKYPLLALIKLYQWTISPLLGPVCRYYPSCSHYGYTAIDRHGAVKGTALTAWRILRCNPWSPGGVDHVPPRKRPRWHELLRNAWRGSKSGHSVAGVPSGASAPEPPSPAAETSPKAQGA; this is encoded by the coding sequence ATGAAGTACCCGCTGCTGGCTCTGATCAAGCTGTACCAGTGGACGATCAGCCCGCTTCTGGGCCCTGTCTGCCGGTACTACCCGTCGTGTTCGCACTACGGGTACACGGCCATCGACCGGCATGGCGCGGTGAAAGGCACGGCGCTGACCGCCTGGCGCATTCTGCGGTGCAATCCGTGGTCGCCAGGTGGTGTGGACCATGTCCCACCGCGCAAGCGCCCGCGTTGGCACGAACTGCTGCGCAACGCGTGGCGGGGCAGCAAGAGCGGGCACTCCGTCGCCGGCGTGCCTTCCGGGGCGTCGGCCCCCGAACCTCCCAGTCCGGCCGCAGAGACCTCGCCCAAAGCTCAAGGAGCCTGA
- the yidC gene encoding membrane protein insertase YidC, with translation MDTIAGFFSFITTPVSWVIVQFHSLYGAIFGPDTGWAWGLSIVSLVVLIRICLIPLFVKQIKSTRNMQVLQPKMKAIQERYKNDKQRQSEEMMKLYKETGTNPLSSCLPILAQSPFFFALYHVLSSIANGKTMGVIDQGLLDSARKAHIFGAPLASKFLESSSKVEALGASLTNVRIVTAIMILLMSASQFYTQRQLMTKNVDLTVKTPYMQQQKMLMYIFPVIFAVTGINFPVGVLVYWLTTNVWTMGQQMYVINQNPTPGSKAQDAYLGRLLKNITTHEQVKSKRKRTIVGAIVAKGPDRNDNERKFFLNLAKAGLVPQADGTVVKSDTVAAEAEAGAAAARRQQPKRLTKAQRQAAAAQATADQKPAERAPENKAADDAAPVAKTSLEKQDEPRDSTSKPSGKPAAGSSPRQAKAGQRKGQQRPKHPSKK, from the coding sequence GTGGACACGATTGCCGGATTCTTCAGTTTCATCACCACGCCAGTCTCGTGGGTCATCGTCCAATTCCACAGTCTGTACGGGGCGATCTTCGGGCCCGACACGGGCTGGGCCTGGGGCCTGTCCATCGTGTCCCTGGTGGTGCTGATCCGGATCTGTCTGATCCCGCTTTTTGTGAAGCAGATCAAGTCGACCCGGAACATGCAGGTCCTTCAGCCCAAGATGAAGGCGATCCAGGAGCGCTACAAGAACGACAAGCAGCGCCAGTCCGAAGAGATGATGAAGCTGTACAAGGAGACGGGCACCAACCCGCTCTCCTCGTGTCTTCCGATCTTGGCGCAGTCCCCGTTCTTCTTCGCGCTTTACCACGTGCTGTCGAGCATCGCCAACGGCAAGACGATGGGCGTGATCGACCAGGGCCTGCTGGACAGCGCCCGTAAGGCACACATCTTCGGCGCCCCGCTGGCGTCGAAGTTCCTGGAGAGCAGCTCGAAGGTCGAGGCGCTGGGCGCGTCGCTGACCAACGTGCGCATCGTCACAGCGATCATGATCCTTCTGATGTCGGCGTCGCAGTTCTACACGCAGCGCCAGCTGATGACGAAGAACGTCGACCTGACGGTCAAGACGCCGTACATGCAGCAGCAGAAGATGTTGATGTACATCTTCCCGGTCATCTTCGCCGTCACGGGCATCAACTTCCCCGTCGGTGTTCTCGTCTACTGGCTGACCACCAACGTGTGGACCATGGGCCAGCAGATGTACGTGATCAACCAGAACCCGACACCGGGCAGCAAGGCGCAGGACGCGTACCTCGGGCGTCTGCTGAAGAACATCACGACGCACGAGCAGGTCAAGTCCAAGCGAAAGCGGACCATCGTCGGAGCGATCGTGGCCAAGGGGCCCGACCGCAACGACAACGAGCGTAAGTTCTTCCTGAACCTGGCGAAGGCGGGTCTGGTGCCCCAGGCCGACGGCACGGTGGTCAAGAGCGACACGGTGGCGGCCGAGGCCGAGGCGGGTGCCGCCGCGGCGAGGCGGCAGCAGCCGAAGCGTCTGACCAAGGCGCAGCGCCAGGCGGCGGCCGCCCAGGCGACGGCGGACCAGAAGCCGGCCGAGCGCGCGCCGGAGAACAAGGCCGCGGACGACGCCGCTCCCGTGGCGAAGACCTCGCTGGAGAAGCAGGACGAGCCGCGGGACTCCACGTCCAAGCCGTCGGGCAAGCCCGCCGCCGGTTCCTCCCCACGCCAAGCCAAGGCGGGACAGCGCAAGGGCCAGCAGCGGCCCAAGCACCCGTCCAAGAAGTAA
- a CDS encoding Jag family protein, whose product MTEGTISAAAEGGDTLTRLEQEGEIAADYLEGLLDIADLDGDIDMDVEADRAAVSIISDSGRDLQKLVGRDGEVLEALQELTRLAVHRETGDRSRLMLDIAGFRAKKRTELAELGAKAADEVKSTGAPVKLDPMTPFERKVVHDAVAAAGLRSESEGEEPQRFVVVLPA is encoded by the coding sequence GTGACGGAAGGCACCATCTCCGCCGCCGCCGAGGGGGGCGACACCCTGACCCGCCTTGAGCAGGAAGGGGAGATCGCCGCCGACTACCTCGAAGGCCTGCTCGACATCGCCGACCTCGACGGTGACATCGACATGGACGTCGAGGCCGACCGGGCCGCTGTTTCGATCATCAGCGACAGCGGCCGGGATCTCCAGAAGCTCGTCGGGCGTGACGGCGAGGTCCTGGAGGCGCTCCAGGAGCTGACGCGGCTCGCGGTGCACCGGGAGACCGGGGACCGCAGCCGGCTGATGCTCGACATCGCCGGCTTCCGGGCGAAGAAGCGCACCGAGCTCGCCGAGCTGGGTGCCAAGGCAGCGGACGAGGTCAAGTCCACCGGTGCGCCGGTGAAGCTCGATCCCATGACGCCTTTCGAGCGCAAGGTCGTGCACGACGCGGTCGCCGCCGCGGGTCTGCGCAGTGAGTCCGAGGGCGAGGAGCCGCAGCGCTTCGTCGTGGTCCTCCCTGCCTGA
- the rsmG gene encoding 16S rRNA (guanine(527)-N(7))-methyltransferase RsmG codes for MTEAAELSPPPDEARTLFGESFSSAVRYAELLADAGVKRGLIGPREVPRLWERHLLNCAVLSEVVPEGVTVCDVGSGAGLPGIPLALVRPDLKITLLEPLLRRTNFLQEVVELLGLDHVTVVRGRAEEVLGTLPPVHVVTARAVAPLDRLAGWGVPLLRPYGEMLLLKGDTAEEEVKGARAALSKLGVLEASVLRVGEGVVDPLATVVRVEVGESPGGVRFAAKRAKAARTSRTRRRR; via the coding sequence GTGACAGAGGCAGCAGAGCTTTCCCCTCCGCCGGACGAGGCGCGGACTCTTTTCGGCGAGTCCTTCTCCTCGGCGGTCCGCTACGCGGAGCTGCTGGCGGACGCGGGGGTCAAGCGCGGCCTGATCGGTCCGCGGGAGGTTCCGCGCCTCTGGGAGCGGCATCTGCTGAACTGCGCGGTGCTGTCCGAGGTCGTCCCCGAGGGGGTGACGGTCTGCGATGTCGGCTCGGGCGCGGGGCTGCCGGGCATACCGCTGGCCCTGGTGCGGCCGGATCTCAAGATCACGCTGCTGGAGCCGCTGCTGCGGCGTACCAACTTTCTCCAGGAAGTGGTCGAGCTGCTGGGACTGGACCACGTCACGGTGGTCCGTGGGCGGGCCGAGGAGGTCCTGGGCACCCTGCCGCCGGTCCATGTGGTGACGGCGCGCGCGGTGGCCCCGCTGGACCGCCTGGCGGGCTGGGGAGTGCCGCTGCTGCGTCCCTACGGGGAGATGCTGCTCCTGAAGGGCGACACCGCCGAGGAAGAGGTCAAAGGGGCCAGGGCCGCGCTCAGCAAGCTCGGCGTGCTGGAGGCCTCGGTGCTGCGGGTCGGGGAGGGTGTGGTCGATCCGCTGGCCACGGTGGTGCGGGTGGAGGTCGGGGAGAGCCCCGGTGGCGTACGGTTCGCAGCGAAGCGGGCCAAGGCCGCGCGGACCAGCCGTACGAGACGGCGCCGCTGA
- a CDS encoding ParA family protein, with the protein MAGSIHCESEVEESESLRSDANIAGPMTDPVPGPRTESAGEDVSRETPPPMDDTPIGRAAQLAVEALGRAGEGLPRPEQTRVMVVANQKGGVGKTTTTVNLAASLALHGARVLVIDLDPQGNASTALGIDHHAEVPSIYDVLVESRPLSEVVQPVPDVEGLFCAPATIDLAGAEIELVSLVARESRLQRAIDAYEQPLDYILIDCPPSLGLLTVNAMVAGAEVLIPIQCEYYALEGLGQLLRNVDLVRGHLNPTLHVSTILLTMYDGRTRLASQVAEEVRSHFGKEVLRTSIPRSVRISEAPSYGQTVLTYDPGSSGSLSYLEAAREIALRGVGVHYDAQQVHVGSQNNQQMSEGIQ; encoded by the coding sequence ATGGCAGGCTCTATTCATTGCGAGTCTGAAGTCGAGGAGAGTGAATCCTTGCGGTCCGACGCCAACATCGCGGGACCGATGACCGATCCGGTCCCCGGTCCCCGTACTGAGTCGGCGGGGGAGGATGTTTCACGTGAAACACCGCCCCCGATGGACGACACCCCCATTGGCCGTGCCGCTCAACTGGCGGTGGAGGCTCTCGGCCGCGCGGGCGAGGGCTTGCCCCGCCCGGAGCAGACGCGTGTCATGGTCGTCGCCAATCAGAAGGGCGGTGTGGGGAAGACCACCACCACGGTCAACCTGGCCGCCTCGCTCGCGCTGCACGGTGCGCGCGTTCTGGTGATCGACCTCGATCCACAGGGCAATGCCTCCACGGCGCTCGGGATCGACCATCACGCCGAAGTCCCCTCGATCTATGACGTCCTGGTGGAGAGCAGGCCACTGTCCGAAGTGGTCCAGCCTGTACCCGACGTCGAAGGTCTCTTCTGTGCCCCGGCCACCATCGATCTCGCCGGTGCGGAGATCGAACTGGTGTCGCTGGTGGCGCGGGAGAGCCGGCTCCAGCGGGCGATCGACGCGTACGAGCAGCCGTTGGACTACATCCTCATCGACTGCCCGCCCTCGCTCGGCCTGCTGACCGTCAACGCGATGGTCGCCGGCGCGGAGGTGCTGATCCCCATCCAGTGCGAGTACTACGCGCTGGAGGGGCTGGGTCAGCTCCTGCGCAACGTCGATCTGGTCCGTGGGCATCTCAACCCCACGCTGCACGTGTCGACGATCCTGCTCACCATGTACGACGGCAGGACCCGTCTTGCCTCGCAGGTGGCGGAGGAAGTACGCAGTCACTTCGGCAAGGAGGTGCTGCGGACGAGCATCCCTCGGTCCGTACGTATCTCGGAGGCGCCGAGCTACGGCCAGACGGTGCTGACGTACGATCCGGGATCCAGCGGGTCCCTGTCCTACCTCGAAGCCGCCCGTGAGATCGCTCTTCGGGGGGTCGGGGTGCACTATGACGCCCAGCAGGTCCATGTGGGCAGCCAGAACAACCAGCAGATGTCGGAGGGGATCCAGTGA
- a CDS encoding ParB/RepB/Spo0J family partition protein, whose translation MSERRRGLGRGLGALIPAAPQEKQVPSTGVATASSGATPMLTAERGVAAAKVTALPSAASVPDAERITPENDEAPEPAPAAGAHFAELPIDSITPNPRQPREVFDEDALAELVTSIKEVGLLQPVVVRQVGPERYELIMGERRWRACREAGLERIPSIVRATDDEKLLLDALLENLHRAQLNPLEEAAAYDQLLKDFNCTHDQLADRIGRSRPQVSNTLRLLRLSPSVQRRVAAGVLSAGHARALLAVEDSAEQDRLAHRIVAEGLSVRSIEEIVKLMESGPQAGPKAKGPRAGARLSPALGDLASRLSDRFETRVKVDLGQKKGKIVVEFASMDDLDRILGTLAPGEGRILDQVLTEDAGEDDEG comes from the coding sequence GTGAGTGAGCGACGTAGAGGGTTGGGGCGTGGGCTTGGTGCGCTGATCCCTGCCGCTCCCCAGGAGAAGCAGGTGCCCTCGACCGGAGTGGCCACGGCATCTTCGGGAGCGACGCCGATGCTGACCGCCGAGCGGGGGGTGGCGGCCGCGAAGGTCACCGCCCTCCCGTCGGCGGCTTCGGTGCCGGACGCGGAGAGGATCACCCCGGAGAACGACGAGGCGCCCGAGCCCGCCCCGGCGGCCGGTGCGCACTTCGCCGAGCTGCCGATCGACTCCATCACGCCCAACCCGCGGCAGCCGCGCGAGGTGTTCGACGAGGACGCCCTCGCCGAACTGGTCACCTCCATCAAGGAGGTGGGGCTCCTCCAGCCCGTCGTCGTACGGCAGGTGGGGCCGGAGCGCTACGAGCTGATCATGGGCGAGCGGCGCTGGCGGGCCTGCCGGGAGGCCGGCCTGGAGCGCATCCCCTCGATCGTCCGCGCCACGGACGACGAGAAGCTGCTGCTCGACGCGCTGCTGGAGAACCTGCACCGCGCCCAGCTGAACCCGCTGGAAGAGGCTGCGGCCTACGACCAGTTGCTCAAGGACTTCAACTGCACGCACGACCAGCTGGCGGACCGGATCGGGCGCTCGCGTCCGCAGGTCTCCAACACGCTGCGGCTGCTGCGGCTCTCTCCCTCCGTCCAACGCCGGGTCGCCGCCGGGGTGCTGTCGGCGGGTCACGCCCGGGCGCTCCTGGCCGTAGAGGACTCCGCGGAGCAGGACCGGCTGGCCCACCGCATCGTGGCGGAAGGGCTCTCGGTGCGGTCGATCGAAGAGATCGTGAAGCTGATGGAATCGGGGCCGCAGGCCGGCCCCAAGGCCAAGGGGCCCCGGGCCGGTGCCCGGCTCTCCCCGGCGCTGGGCGACCTCGCCTCGCGCCTGTCGGACCGCTTCGAGACCCGGGTGAAGGTCGACCTGGGGCAGAAGAAGGGGAAGATTGTCGTCGAGTTCGCCTCGATGGACGACCTGGACCGGATCCTCGGCACACTGGCCCCGGGTGAGGGCCGGATCCTGGACCAGGTCCTCACCGAGGACGCCGGGGAGGACGACGAGGGCTGA
- a CDS encoding GNAT family N-acetyltransferase: MGRRLVPLTLDNLPDLPPRCRACVFWELDPVSGEAAVKAGTPETEKEAWISAVLLEWGSCGRLAYVDDVPVGYVLYAPPAYVPRATAFPTSPVSPDAVQLMTAWIVPEYQGQGLGRAMVQTVAKDLLRREFKAVEAFGNARWKEPACVLPADHLLAVGFKTVRPHPTYPRLRLELRTMLSWKEDVELALDRLLGKVHKEPALRPL, from the coding sequence ATGGGGCGTCGGCTTGTACCGCTCACGCTGGACAACCTTCCGGACCTCCCCCCACGCTGCCGAGCGTGTGTCTTCTGGGAGCTTGATCCGGTCAGCGGAGAAGCCGCGGTAAAGGCGGGCACACCCGAGACGGAGAAAGAGGCGTGGATCTCCGCCGTCCTGCTGGAGTGGGGATCGTGCGGCCGGCTCGCGTATGTCGACGACGTGCCCGTGGGCTATGTGCTCTACGCGCCCCCCGCGTACGTGCCACGGGCCACGGCCTTTCCGACGAGCCCCGTCTCCCCTGACGCCGTCCAGCTGATGACCGCCTGGATCGTCCCGGAGTACCAGGGGCAGGGACTGGGCCGCGCGATGGTGCAGACCGTGGCGAAGGATCTGCTGCGGCGGGAGTTCAAGGCCGTCGAGGCGTTCGGCAACGCGCGCTGGAAGGAGCCGGCCTGTGTGCTGCCCGCCGATCACCTGCTGGCGGTCGGCTTCAAGACCGTCCGCCCGCATCCGACGTACCCGCGCCTGAGGCTGGAGCTGCGCACCATGCTCTCGTGGAAGGAAGACGTGGAGCTGGCGCTGGACCGACTGCTCGGCAAGGTGCACAAGGAGCCCGCGCTCCGGCCGTTGTGA
- the trxA gene encoding thioredoxin: MAGALKHVTDDSFEEDVLKSDKPVLVDFWAEWCGPCRQIAPSLEAIAAEHGDKIEIVKLNIDENPATAAKYGVMSIPTLNVYENGEVAKTIVGAKPKAALVRDLESFIGEQVTKA, encoded by the coding sequence GTGGCCGGCGCCCTGAAGCATGTGACCGACGATTCATTCGAAGAGGACGTTCTCAAGAGCGACAAGCCCGTTCTGGTGGACTTCTGGGCCGAATGGTGTGGACCCTGCCGCCAGATCGCTCCGTCGCTGGAAGCCATCGCGGCCGAGCACGGGGACAAGATCGAGATCGTCAAGCTGAACATCGACGAGAACCCGGCCACCGCAGCCAAGTACGGCGTCATGTCCATCCCGACGCTGAACGTCTACGAGAACGGCGAGGTCGCCAAGACCATCGTCGGCGCGAAGCCCAAGGCCGCCCTGGTGCGCGACTTGGAGAGCTTCATCGGTGAGCAGGTCACCAAGGCCTGA
- the trxB gene encoding thioredoxin-disulfide reductase — MSDVRNVIIIGSGPAGYTAALYTARAALRPLVFEGAVTAGGALMNTTDVENFPGFRDGIMGPDLMDNMRAQAERFGAELVPDDVIAVDLTGDIKTVTDTAGTVHRAKAVIVTTGSQHRKLGLPNEDTLSGRGVSWCATCDGFFFKDQDIAVIGGGDTAMEEATFLSRFAKSVTIVHRRDTLRASKAMQDRAFADPKIKFAWDSEVAEIHGDQKLSGLTLRNTTTGETSALAVTGLFIAVGHDPRTELFKGQLDLDDEGYLTVDAPSTRTNLSGVFGAGDVVDHTYRQAITAAGTGCSAALDAERFLAALSDTDNAHTAEPEKTATV, encoded by the coding sequence GTGAGCGACGTCCGTAATGTGATCATCATCGGTTCCGGGCCCGCCGGCTACACCGCAGCGCTGTACACAGCGCGTGCGGCACTGCGGCCGCTGGTCTTCGAGGGAGCGGTGACCGCAGGCGGTGCGCTGATGAACACCACCGATGTGGAGAACTTCCCCGGCTTCCGTGACGGCATCATGGGTCCGGATCTGATGGACAACATGAGGGCACAGGCGGAGCGCTTCGGCGCCGAGCTGGTTCCCGACGATGTGATCGCCGTCGACCTCACCGGTGACATCAAGACCGTGACCGACACCGCGGGCACGGTCCACCGTGCCAAGGCAGTGATCGTCACGACCGGGTCCCAGCACCGCAAGCTCGGCCTGCCCAACGAGGACACGCTGTCCGGGCGTGGCGTCTCCTGGTGTGCCACCTGTGACGGGTTCTTCTTCAAGGACCAGGACATCGCCGTGATCGGCGGCGGTGACACCGCGATGGAGGAAGCGACCTTCCTGTCGCGGTTCGCCAAGTCCGTCACCATCGTCCACCGCCGTGACACCCTGCGGGCCTCCAAGGCGATGCAGGACCGCGCGTTCGCCGACCCCAAGATCAAGTTCGCTTGGGACAGCGAGGTCGCGGAGATCCACGGGGACCAGAAGCTCTCGGGCCTGACCCTGCGGAACACCACGACGGGCGAGACCTCCGCGCTCGCGGTGACCGGCCTGTTCATCGCGGTCGGACATGACCCGCGGACCGAGCTCTTCAAAGGCCAGCTCGACCTCGACGACGAGGGCTACCTCACCGTGGACGCCCCGTCGACGCGGACGAACCTGTCCGGTGTGTTCGGCGCCGGCGACGTCGTCGACCACACCTACCGCCAGGCGATCACCGCCGCGGGCACCGGCTGTTCCGCCGCCCTCGACGCCGAGCGCTTCCTCGCGGCGCTGAGCGACACCGACAACGCGCACACCGCCGAGCCCGAGAAGACCGCGACCGTCTGA
- the sigM gene encoding RNA polymerase sigma factor SigM has translation MDDAALGDTNDQDLLAAHVAGDPDAFGELVRRHRDRLWAVALRTLGDREEAADAVQDALVSAFRAAHTFRGQSAVTTWLHRITVNACLDRARKAASRKTSPMEDTERLEQLLEPHESAEAPAERQDLHRELLAALAGLPVDQRAALVLVDMQGYPVAEAARVLGVPTGTVKSRCARGRARLLPLLTHLRADPGDSGPPAGGRNRTPGTSVPSASEPKDSAPSDPVVKGGGGRA, from the coding sequence TTGGACGACGCCGCGCTCGGCGACACGAACGACCAGGATCTCCTGGCCGCGCACGTCGCAGGCGACCCCGACGCCTTCGGCGAGCTGGTACGGCGCCATCGCGACCGGCTCTGGGCGGTCGCCCTGCGGACGCTGGGGGACCGCGAGGAGGCGGCCGACGCCGTCCAGGACGCCCTGGTCTCCGCCTTCCGGGCCGCCCACACGTTCCGCGGCCAGTCCGCCGTGACGACCTGGCTGCACCGCATCACCGTGAACGCCTGCCTCGACCGGGCCCGCAAGGCCGCCTCCCGCAAGACCTCTCCCATGGAGGACACCGAGCGGCTGGAGCAGCTCCTCGAACCCCACGAGTCAGCGGAGGCACCCGCCGAGCGCCAGGACCTCCACCGTGAGCTGCTGGCGGCCCTGGCCGGGCTCCCCGTGGACCAGCGCGCCGCACTGGTGCTGGTGGACATGCAGGGATACCCCGTGGCGGAGGCCGCACGGGTACTGGGGGTGCCCACCGGGACGGTGAAGAGCCGGTGCGCCCGGGGCCGGGCCAGACTGCTTCCCCTCCTCACCCATCTGCGGGCGGACCCCGGGGATAGCGGTCCGCCCGCCGGGGGAAGGAACCGGACGCCGGGGACATCCGTCCCATCGGCATCGGAGCCGAAGGATTCAGCACCGAGTGATCCTGTAGTGAAGGGCGGAGGTGGGCGCGCGTGA
- a CDS encoding protein kinase family protein, protein MAERSTAAVDVADNGGDEPPTAKADKATADGLSKTPHTADESATGTDGERPGTGPAVAAPELHSGHKLARRYRLEECVTRLDGFSSWRAVDEKLRRAVGVHLLPADHPRARSVLAAARSAALLGDPRFVQVLDAVEEDDLVYVVHEWLPDSVELTALLAAGPLEPHDAYQLVSQLSQAMAAAHREGLAHLRLTPGAVLRTSSGQYRIRGLAVNAALRGIRAERPQRTDTEAIGALLYAALTQRWPYDTDAYGLSGLPKGVGLIAPDQVRAGIHRGLSELAMRALVNDGATASRQEPPCTTPDELAAAVGEMPRIRPPEPSFVAPPDYQRTTYQQGTYGQQGAYGQQPGGPGTVPSRAVPVPPPPLQGRTGKALKWTVAALLIAALGLGSWQVADRVLGSENTQDDPGTTRTTNDTGDKAPRPAKPIEVVGAHDFDPFGSDRSEKPAGIRNSYDGDPSTYWNTDGYLSARLGNLKAGVGIVLDLGSSKQVRTVKVSFDGGDTSVELRAASAGTTEQPTELTGFGKVAEGSGTDVTLKPGKPFRTRYVLVWLTKLPPSDGSFFRGKVSEIKITG, encoded by the coding sequence GTGGCGGAACGTAGCACGGCTGCCGTCGACGTGGCCGACAACGGCGGCGACGAGCCGCCGACCGCCAAGGCGGACAAGGCCACGGCCGACGGGTTGTCGAAGACCCCGCACACGGCGGACGAGTCCGCCACAGGCACGGACGGCGAACGGCCGGGCACCGGCCCGGCGGTCGCCGCACCGGAACTGCACAGCGGTCACAAGCTCGCGAGACGCTACCGTCTGGAGGAGTGCGTCACCCGTCTGGACGGTTTCAGCAGCTGGCGTGCCGTGGACGAGAAACTGCGCCGCGCCGTCGGTGTGCATCTCCTTCCCGCGGACCACCCACGGGCCCGTTCCGTGCTCGCCGCGGCCCGGTCCGCCGCACTGCTCGGCGACCCCCGCTTCGTCCAGGTCCTGGACGCCGTCGAGGAGGACGACCTCGTCTATGTCGTCCACGAGTGGCTGCCCGACTCCGTCGAGCTCACCGCGCTGCTCGCCGCGGGCCCCCTGGAGCCCCACGACGCCTACCAGCTCGTCAGCCAGCTCTCCCAGGCCATGGCGGCGGCCCACCGGGAAGGCCTCGCCCATCTGCGGCTGACTCCCGGGGCGGTCCTGCGCACCTCCAGCGGCCAGTACCGCATCCGGGGACTCGCGGTGAACGCAGCGCTGCGCGGCATCCGCGCCGAGCGGCCCCAGCGCACCGACACCGAGGCGATCGGCGCGCTGCTCTACGCCGCGCTGACCCAGCGCTGGCCGTACGACACCGACGCGTACGGGCTCTCCGGGCTGCCGAAGGGTGTCGGGCTGATCGCCCCGGACCAGGTGCGCGCGGGCATCCACCGCGGTCTGTCCGAGCTCGCGATGCGGGCCCTGGTCAACGACGGGGCCACGGCCTCCCGTCAGGAGCCTCCCTGCACCACCCCGGACGAACTGGCCGCGGCCGTCGGGGAGATGCCGCGCATCCGGCCGCCCGAGCCGTCGTTCGTGGCACCGCCGGACTACCAGCGCACCACGTACCAGCAGGGCACGTACGGCCAGCAGGGGGCGTACGGCCAGCAGCCGGGCGGCCCCGGGACCGTTCCCAGCCGGGCGGTGCCGGTCCCGCCGCCCCCGCTCCAGGGCCGTACCGGCAAGGCGCTGAAATGGACCGTCGCCGCGCTCCTCATCGCGGCGCTGGGCCTGGGCAGCTGGCAGGTCGCCGACCGGGTCCTCGGGAGCGAGAACACCCAGGACGATCCCGGGACCACCCGCACCACCAACGACACCGGGGACAAGGCACCGCGCCCCGCGAAGCCGATCGAAGTCGTGGGCGCCCACGACTTCGACCCGTTCGGCTCGGACAGGTCCGAGAAGCCCGCCGGGATAAGGAACAGCTACGACGGTGACCCCAGCACGTACTGGAACACCGACGGCTATCTGAGCGCGCGGCTGGGGAACCTCAAGGCCGGGGTCGGCATCGTCCTGGACCTCGGCAGCTCCAAGCAGGTCCGGACGGTGAAGGTCTCCTTCGACGGCGGGGACACGTCGGTGGAGCTGCGCGCCGCGTCCGCCGGGACGACGGAGCAGCCCACCGAGCTGACGGGCTTCGGCAAGGTCGCGGAGGGATCCGGTACGGATGTCACCCTCAAGCCCGGCAAGCCGTTCCGGACGCGGTACGTTCTGGTCTGGCTGACCAAGCTCCCGCCGTCCGACGGTTCCTTCTTCCGGGGCAAGGTCTCCGAAATCAAGATCACCGGCTGA